The Eubacteriaceae bacterium Marseille-Q4139 genome has a window encoding:
- a CDS encoding transposase has product MRKYSAEDKLRMVKLILEAKHSITSVSTGEGIHPTTLEEWIRNYQSMGSETFYNKGWTKRTSAEKEIAVQEYLSGLGSLRDICKKYKISSTRTLRQWIALYNGHKELKASRTGGCSLMTKGRKTTFEERVEIASYCISHGHNYAETSENFKVSYQQARNYTIKYETGGVPALQDNRGKRKSEDSLTEVEKLQAELKLEKAKRQRAEMELSFLKKLEEIERRRG; this is encoded by the coding sequence ATGCGTAAATATTCTGCTGAAGATAAATTACGAATGGTAAAGCTTATTTTGGAAGCTAAACATAGTATTACATCTGTATCAACAGGCGAAGGAATTCATCCTACTACTTTAGAAGAATGGATTCGTAATTATCAGTCTATGGGTTCAGAAACCTTTTACAACAAAGGATGGACCAAAAGAACTTCTGCCGAGAAAGAGATTGCCGTACAAGAGTATCTTTCTGGTCTTGGTTCACTACGTGATATTTGTAAAAAATATAAAATTTCCAGTACTCGTACACTCAGGCAATGGATTGCGCTGTATAATGGTCATAAGGAACTGAAGGCTTCCAGAACAGGAGGATGTAGTCTTATGACCAAAGGAAGAAAAACAACGTTTGAAGAAAGAGTGGAAATTGCATCCTACTGCATTTCCCATGGCCATAACTATGCTGAAACATCAGAAAACTTTAAGGTGTCCTATCAGCAGGCACGAAATTACACTATCAAATACGAAACAGGCGGAGTTCCTGCATTACAGGATAACCGCGGCAAAAGAAAATCGGAAGATTCTCTTACAGAGGTGGAAAAGCTTCAAGCGGAGTTGAAACTGGAAAAAGCCAAACGGCAACGTGCAGAAATGGAGTTATCATTCTTAAAAAAATTAGAGGAAATCGAAAGGAGGCGGGGCTGA
- a CDS encoding IS3 family transposase, giving the protein MRGNRKEAGLSLIRHEHIYQAVKEEQKEHDYPIQELCKIGGVSRAAYYKWLNHEMSENEQENRKIAELIEKIHIESPDKGYRRIRDELERYHDIDVNDKRVLRICRKLGIKSTIKYANDSCTRQDANPQYIAENILNREFTAEAPNEKWLTDVTEFHYYIGNEKHKVYLSAILDLYDRRIVSYRIGDSNSNALVFDTFDDAVKDNPDAHPMFHSDRGFQYTNRAFHAKLEAAGMMQSMSRVAKCIDNGPMEGFWGILKRERYYGKRFMDRESLVVMIEKYINYYNNRRLQRKLGIVTPMEKHEKYLQAA; this is encoded by the coding sequence ATTAGAGGAAATCGAAAGGAGGCGGGGCTGAGCCTGATCCGCCACGAGCATATCTATCAGGCTGTCAAAGAAGAACAGAAAGAACACGATTATCCGATACAGGAGCTTTGTAAGATTGGCGGTGTTTCAAGGGCGGCTTATTACAAATGGCTGAACCATGAAATGTCAGAGAATGAACAGGAAAACCGAAAAATTGCGGAACTGATAGAAAAAATCCACATAGAATCACCTGATAAGGGTTATCGCAGAATCCGTGATGAGTTGGAGCGTTACCATGACATTGATGTAAATGATAAACGTGTTTTGCGCATCTGCCGGAAACTTGGTATCAAATCCACCATTAAATATGCAAACGATAGCTGTACAAGACAGGATGCAAATCCACAGTACATAGCCGAAAATATCCTGAATCGTGAATTTACGGCAGAAGCTCCGAATGAAAAGTGGTTGACCGATGTAACGGAATTTCATTACTATATCGGAAATGAAAAGCACAAGGTATATTTAAGTGCAATTCTTGACCTGTATGACCGAAGAATCGTATCCTACCGTATTGGAGACAGTAATAGTAATGCATTAGTGTTTGATACCTTTGATGATGCAGTCAAAGATAATCCTGATGCACATCCAATGTTTCACAGTGACAGAGGCTTTCAATACACCAATAGAGCCTTTCATGCAAAACTTGAAGCAGCAGGGATGATGCAGAGCATGTCCAGAGTAGCAAAGTGTATCGATAATGGACCAATGGAAGGATTCTGGGGAATTCTAAAACGGGAGCGTTATTATGGTAAACGATTTATGGACAGAGAATCACTGGTGGTCATGATAGAGAAATATATCAATTACTATAACAACAGACGTTTGCAGAGGAAGCTTGGTATAGTAACACCAATGGAGAAACACGAAAAATATTTACAGGCAGCGTAA
- a CDS encoding BCCT family transporter, with protein MDNKKQASRPLREQIDWPAAVIPFALILFLFISFTAFPESSKKLLEWIRFLLGDTLGLYYLVIGLGIFLLSLYLAFSRYGDIRLGKPGEKPKYSAFTWGSMMFTAGLAADILFYSLCEWILYASDPHLAELGSMQIWSSTFPIFHWGPIPWGFYLVLAVAFGFMIHVRGCKKQKYSEACRPLLGSRVDGFWGRLIDLLALFALLAGTATTFGLATPLLSQIVSTLFGIPSSKWITIAILIVTCIVYTVSVAGGMKGIARLAAACMYLFFALLAYVLFFGGEMRYILETGFSAIGNLAQNFFSMATYTDPLRETSFPQNWTIFYWAYWMVWCVAAPFFIGSISRGRTVRQTILGGYVYSLGSTFLSFIILGNYSLGLQESGRLDVMALYEATGDLYSVILSIVQTLPFPAAVLILLGLAMIAFYATSFDSISLVASGYTYKELTGDEKPHNAVIIFWAVMLILFPIALVFSDNSMANLQSVSIIAAFPIAAVILLIVASFLKDAKQYMEKGEKRP; from the coding sequence ATGGACAACAAAAAACAAGCAAGCCGCCCGCTGAGGGAGCAGATTGACTGGCCGGCTGCCGTCATCCCCTTTGCCCTGATCCTGTTCCTTTTTATAAGCTTTACGGCATTTCCGGAATCCTCAAAAAAGCTCCTGGAATGGATCCGTTTTCTTTTAGGAGACACCCTTGGCCTCTATTATCTCGTCATCGGCCTCGGCATCTTTCTCCTCTCCCTCTATCTGGCCTTCTCCAGATACGGGGATATCCGTCTCGGAAAGCCGGGAGAAAAGCCGAAATATTCTGCCTTCACATGGGGCAGCATGATGTTTACCGCCGGTCTGGCCGCCGACATCCTCTTTTACTCCCTCTGTGAGTGGATCCTCTACGCCTCCGATCCGCACCTTGCCGAGCTCGGCAGCATGCAGATCTGGTCGAGTACCTTCCCGATCTTCCACTGGGGGCCGATCCCCTGGGGGTTTTATTTGGTGTTAGCCGTGGCCTTCGGCTTCATGATCCATGTGCGCGGCTGCAAAAAGCAGAAATATTCCGAGGCGTGCCGGCCGCTTCTCGGTTCCCGCGTCGACGGCTTCTGGGGCCGCCTCATCGACCTTTTGGCACTGTTTGCCCTTTTAGCCGGAACGGCCACGACCTTCGGACTGGCGACGCCGCTCCTCTCCCAGATTGTTTCCACGCTTTTTGGCATTCCGTCCTCCAAATGGATCACCATCGCCATCCTGATCGTGACCTGCATCGTCTATACGGTGTCCGTGGCCGGCGGGATGAAAGGCATTGCCAGACTGGCCGCTGCCTGCATGTACCTGTTTTTTGCCCTTCTGGCCTATGTCCTGTTCTTCGGCGGTGAAATGCGGTATATCCTTGAGACAGGCTTTTCCGCCATCGGGAACCTGGCTCAGAATTTCTTTTCCATGGCAACCTATACAGATCCTTTAAGGGAAACGTCATTCCCCCAGAACTGGACGATTTTTTACTGGGCCTACTGGATGGTATGGTGCGTGGCGGCGCCGTTTTTCATCGGCAGCATTTCCCGCGGCCGCACGGTACGGCAGACGATCCTAGGCGGCTATGTTTACAGCCTCGGAAGCACCTTTTTAAGCTTCATCATCCTCGGGAATTACAGCCTCGGGCTCCAGGAGTCGGGACGCCTTGACGTCATGGCCCTCTATGAAGCCACCGGCGACCTGTATTCGGTGATCCTCTCCATTGTGCAGACGCTCCCGTTCCCGGCCGCCGTCCTGATTCTTTTAGGCCTTGCTATGATTGCCTTTTATGCCACGAGCTTTGACTCCATCTCCCTGGTGGCCTCCGGCTATACCTACAAGGAGCTCACGGGAGACGAAAAGCCCCACAACGCCGTGATCATTTTCTGGGCCGTCATGCTGATCCTGTTCCCCATTGCCCTGGTGTTCAGCGACAACTCCATGGCAAATCTCCAGTCCGTCTCCATCATCGCGGCCTTTCCCATCGCCGCCGTGATTCTTCTGATTGTCGCCAGCTTCTTAAAAGATGCGAAGCAGTATATGGAAAAAGGCGAAAAACGCCCATAA
- a CDS encoding helix-turn-helix transcriptional regulator yields the protein MKNLRMKAARAAKDMSQSELAEKAGVTRQTIGMIESGEYNPTLNLCIKICRVLDKTLDELFWEEE from the coding sequence ATGAAAAATCTACGAATGAAAGCGGCCAGGGCGGCGAAGGACATGTCCCAGAGCGAGCTGGCCGAGAAAGCAGGCGTTACGCGGCAGACTATCGGGATGATTGAATCAGGAGAATATAATCCGACGTTGAACCTGTGTATTAAAATCTGCCGCGTGCTGGACAAGACACTGGATGAACTTTTCTGGGAGGAGGAATAG
- a CDS encoding GNAT family N-acetyltransferase — protein sequence MKEIIAYTMVCTEMPKKEAGICCVPFEERFWPEYQARYNECFYEMRKALEIEPFNYLSDFSQMSGNAEHTFLYFRDGAIAGAVSCYGNEIDDLFVAKPCQGMGIGKALLLWGMHHIRNRQAANGGTAGEEIFLHAAAWNERAVSLYKKMGFVIAETVKVR from the coding sequence ATGAAAGAAATCATCGCATACACCATGGTCTGTACGGAAATGCCAAAGAAAGAAGCCGGGATCTGCTGCGTCCCTTTCGAGGAACGCTTCTGGCCGGAATATCAGGCGCGGTACAATGAATGCTTTTATGAAATGCGGAAAGCCCTGGAGATTGAACCGTTCAATTACCTTTCTGACTTTTCCCAAATGTCTGGCAATGCAGAGCACACGTTTCTGTATTTCAGGGACGGCGCGATTGCAGGCGCCGTCTCCTGTTACGGGAACGAAATCGACGATCTGTTTGTGGCAAAGCCATGTCAGGGGATGGGAATCGGCAAGGCGCTGCTGCTCTGGGGGATGCATCATATCAGGAACCGGCAGGCAGCGAACGGCGGCACCGCAGGAGAAGAAATATTTCTCCACGCGGCAGCATGGAACGAGAGGGCTGTTTCCCTTTATAAAAAGATGGGATTTGTGATTGCGGAGACTGTGAAGGTGCGATAG
- the gltS gene encoding sodium/glutamate symporter: MFSIELNMYQAVAVAAVVLLLGRVLTGLFPVLKKYCIPEPVVGGVVYALVHVILRSAGILEISFDATLQNFFMTVFFCSVGFTACFRLLKKGGIQVFLFLGLAVLMVILQNVLGSALAAAFHLDPRLGLATGSIPMVGGHGTAGAFGPVLETAGVTGAHAVAIASATFGLVAGCVIGGPIAYRRIHSLNLHSTESATGSNEVVVDKNEVTGAIDSRRFLDASLYLAIAIGAGTVVSSLLQKITIMGQPMSFPSYIGAMVVAAAIRNVMDVREKDVPMEEISTIGSFSLSLFLGLAMMGLKLWQLAELALPMVVMLAGQTVLMAFFAYFIVFTLLGRNYDAAVMTTGFCGFGMGATPNAMANMQAVTSKYGPSPTAYFVVPLVGSLFIDFINSILITLFMNFLP, from the coding sequence ATGTTTTCGATTGAACTGAACATGTATCAGGCTGTGGCCGTAGCAGCCGTCGTGCTGCTCCTTGGCCGTGTGCTTACGGGGCTTTTCCCGGTTCTCAAAAAATACTGCATTCCGGAGCCTGTGGTGGGAGGCGTCGTCTACGCCCTGGTTCATGTAATCCTGCGTTCCGCCGGAATCCTTGAGATTTCCTTTGATGCTACGCTTCAGAACTTTTTTATGACCGTATTCTTTTGCAGCGTCGGCTTTACGGCCTGCTTCCGCCTGCTAAAAAAGGGCGGCATCCAGGTCTTCCTTTTCCTTGGTCTGGCAGTCCTCATGGTAATTCTCCAGAACGTCCTGGGAAGCGCCCTTGCGGCAGCCTTCCATCTTGACCCGCGGCTGGGGCTTGCTACCGGCTCCATCCCGATGGTCGGCGGGCACGGCACCGCAGGTGCCTTTGGCCCCGTTCTGGAAACTGCCGGTGTGACCGGCGCCCACGCGGTTGCCATCGCGTCTGCCACCTTCGGCCTCGTGGCCGGCTGCGTCATCGGCGGCCCCATCGCTTACCGCAGAATCCACTCTCTGAACCTGCATTCCACGGAAAGCGCCACTGGCTCCAACGAGGTGGTTGTGGACAAAAATGAAGTGACCGGGGCCATCGACTCACGCCGCTTCCTGGACGCGTCCCTGTACCTGGCTATCGCCATCGGCGCCGGAACCGTCGTGTCCTCCCTGCTCCAGAAAATCACGATCATGGGACAGCCCATGTCGTTCCCCAGCTACATAGGCGCCATGGTTGTGGCAGCCGCCATCCGCAATGTCATGGACGTGCGCGAAAAGGATGTCCCCATGGAGGAGATCAGCACCATCGGCAGCTTCTCCCTCTCCCTGTTCCTTGGCCTCGCCATGATGGGCTTAAAGCTCTGGCAGCTTGCAGAGCTGGCTCTCCCGATGGTTGTCATGCTGGCCGGACAGACGGTTCTGATGGCATTCTTCGCCTATTTCATCGTCTTCACGCTTCTTGGCAGAAACTACGATGCTGCTGTCATGACGACAGGCTTCTGCGGCTTCGGAATGGGTGCTACGCCCAACGCCATGGCGAACATGCAGGCCGTAACCTCCAAATACGGCCCGTCCCCGACGGCATATTTCGTCGTGCCGCTGGTTGGCAGCCTGTTCATCGACTTTATCAACAGCATCCTGATTACGCTGTTTATGAACTTCCTCCCGTAA
- a CDS encoding response regulator, whose translation MRIYIVEDDISVISILEDIIEDHDLGEVCGDCGGQPADVEEILRARPDVILVDFFMPVMDGVEFVQKLRRQNRQIKCIMISQVSAKELVSKAYSAGIDFFISKPINIIEVTSVLKNVRHQLENEQTLNNIRRMFLSDMAPETREKNELHLYLKKLRYILNRLGMSGEKGCPDIIKICEYLYENRIPASQLNIGHTCELLSDSPKNMEQRIRRAIAAGMSNIAHMGIEDFLNETFTSYSGTLFSFEEIKAEMDYLRGKRKSGGKVSIKNFIDGLMLEAERQ comes from the coding sequence TTGAGAATCTATATTGTGGAGGACGACATTTCTGTCATCAGCATCCTGGAGGATATCATCGAGGATCACGACCTCGGAGAGGTCTGCGGCGACTGCGGCGGCCAGCCCGCCGATGTGGAGGAGATTCTGCGGGCCAGGCCGGACGTCATCCTGGTGGACTTTTTCATGCCGGTGATGGACGGCGTCGAATTTGTCCAGAAGCTGCGCCGCCAGAACCGTCAGATCAAGTGCATCATGATCTCCCAGGTATCCGCCAAGGAGCTTGTCAGCAAGGCATACAGCGCCGGCATTGATTTTTTCATCAGCAAGCCCATCAACATCATCGAGGTGACGTCTGTTTTAAAAAATGTCCGGCATCAGCTTGAAAACGAGCAGACCCTGAACAACATCCGGCGGATGTTCTTAAGCGACATGGCGCCGGAAACCAGGGAGAAAAATGAGCTCCATCTTTATTTAAAGAAGCTGCGCTACATCTTAAACCGTCTCGGCATGTCCGGAGAAAAGGGCTGCCCAGACATCATAAAAATCTGTGAATATCTCTATGAAAACCGGATTCCTGCTTCCCAGCTCAACATCGGCCATACCTGCGAGCTTTTAAGCGATTCGCCGAAAAATATGGAACAGCGGATCCGCCGGGCCATTGCCGCCGGAATGTCCAACATTGCCCACATGGGGATCGAGGACTTCTTAAACGAAACCTTCACAAGCTATTCCGGCACCTTGTTTTCCTTTGAAGAAATCAAGGCAGAAATGGATTATCTCCGCGGCAAACGGAAAAGCGGCGGAAAGGTCAGCATCAAAAACTTCATCGACGGTCTGATGCTGGAGGCCGAACGGCAGTAA
- a CDS encoding sensor histidine kinase, with translation MGNRKRILLTGTVVAASSQLYWNLFTPNFRVSASVLLLPVLLMTIGKSAGTVKTCAATAVMVFFVRAALLFFALGSLPGKAVLFLVPGSLFYLVYGLLFRLFIKSKYTAGWKRLFPAILLCDFLSNLAELTLQELLTGYVPFFFTAGSLFFIAVFRTLLAGLCLTAEAQYRALLSRTEHEDRYRRLFLMTANLKNEVYFMRKNSEEIESIMSGAYRLYETLQGLDVPEETRRTALSIARDVHEIKKDYMRIIQGIEQEISAEYDEKQMELKDIFRILEETTHRMSESLGLRLSLDFSCQDNFVTGEHYALMAVLKNLVTNAVEAIASKKSTGTVSLREHIDGDTVIFTVIDSGPGISPRHLPNIFKMGYSTKFNQETGNIYRGVGLCGVKMTVEEKFGGAIGVESEPGKGAVFTLHIPAKALKGGTFF, from the coding sequence ATGGGAAACCGGAAACGCATTTTACTGACAGGCACCGTCGTCGCCGCATCTTCGCAGCTTTACTGGAATCTTTTTACGCCCAACTTCCGCGTTTCTGCCTCTGTCCTTCTCCTTCCTGTCCTGCTCATGACCATCGGAAAAAGCGCCGGAACCGTAAAAACCTGTGCGGCCACAGCCGTCATGGTTTTCTTCGTCCGGGCTGCCCTGCTCTTCTTTGCCCTTGGGAGCCTGCCGGGGAAAGCCGTCCTTTTTCTGGTTCCCGGCTCGCTTTTTTATCTGGTTTACGGCCTGCTTTTCCGGCTGTTCATAAAAAGCAAATATACGGCAGGCTGGAAGCGGCTGTTTCCCGCCATCCTGCTCTGTGATTTTCTCTCCAATCTGGCGGAGCTCACCCTTCAGGAGCTTTTAACCGGCTACGTGCCCTTTTTCTTCACGGCCGGTTCCCTCTTTTTCATCGCCGTTTTCCGCACGCTCCTTGCCGGCCTCTGCCTGACTGCCGAGGCCCAGTACCGGGCCCTTCTCTCCCGCACCGAGCACGAAGACAGGTATCGCCGCCTGTTCCTCATGACGGCCAATTTAAAAAATGAAGTCTACTTTATGCGGAAAAATTCTGAGGAAATCGAGTCCATCATGAGCGGCGCCTACCGGCTTTACGAGACGCTCCAGGGGCTTGACGTGCCGGAGGAAACCAGGCGGACGGCCCTTTCCATTGCCCGCGACGTTCATGAAATCAAAAAGGACTATATGCGGATTATCCAGGGCATCGAACAGGAAATCTCCGCCGAGTACGATGAAAAGCAGATGGAGCTTAAAGACATCTTCCGCATCCTGGAGGAGACGACTCATCGGATGTCGGAAAGCCTGGGGCTGCGGCTTTCTTTGGATTTTTCCTGCCAGGATAATTTCGTCACCGGGGAGCACTATGCCCTGATGGCCGTGTTAAAAAACCTGGTGACAAACGCCGTTGAGGCCATCGCCTCAAAAAAGAGCACAGGAACCGTCTCTCTCCGGGAGCACATCGACGGCGATACCGTCATTTTCACGGTCATCGACTCCGGCCCCGGCATTTCGCCGCGCCATCTGCCCAATATTTTCAAAATGGGCTATTCCACCAAATTCAATCAGGAAACCGGAAACATTTACCGGGGAGTCGGCCTTTGCGGCGTCAAAATGACCGTGGAAGAAAAATTCGGCGGCGCCATCGGCGTGGAGTCAGAACCAGGAAAGGGCGCCGTCTTCACCCTGCATATACCTGCTAAGGCCCTGAAGGGAGGTACATTCTTTTGA
- a CDS encoding aminotransferase, which translates to MKPYHEMSKEELASLKEQLTAVYKEYQGKNLKLNMARGKPSSEQLDLSMPMLDVLNSKSDYMSVDGDCRNYGVLTGIQEAKELMGGMMDAPAENIIMYGSSSLTLMYDTVSRSYSHGVMGNTPWCKLDKVKFLCPVPGYDRHFAITEYFGVEMINIPLHDDGPDMDMVEQYVNNDESVKGIWCVPLYSNPSGQSYSDEVVKRFANLKPAAKDFRIYWDNAYCVHHLYPDHPDHVLDILSECEKAGNPDMVYKFGSTSKVTFPGAGISAIATSKANIEDIKKQMNNQLISHDKMNQLRHVKFFGNVEGLKAHMAKHADILRPRFEAVDEILNKELKGLEIGTWTKPNGGYFVSFNAMDGCAKAIVSKCKEAGVVMTGAGATYPYGKDPHDSNIRIAPSFPTLDELKQAAEIFCVCVKLVSVEKLLEA; encoded by the coding sequence ATGAAACCTTATCATGAAATGTCGAAAGAAGAGCTTGCGTCCTTAAAGGAGCAGCTTACGGCTGTTTACAAGGAGTACCAGGGAAAGAACCTGAAGCTCAACATGGCCCGCGGAAAGCCAAGCTCCGAGCAGCTTGACCTCTCCATGCCGATGCTTGACGTTTTAAACAGCAAGAGCGACTATATGAGCGTAGACGGTGACTGCAGAAACTACGGCGTCCTGACAGGAATCCAGGAGGCAAAGGAACTCATGGGCGGAATGATGGATGCTCCGGCTGAGAACATCATCATGTACGGAAGCTCGAGCCTTACGTTAATGTACGATACCGTATCCCGTTCCTATTCCCACGGCGTTATGGGAAATACCCCGTGGTGCAAGTTAGACAAGGTGAAATTCCTCTGCCCGGTTCCGGGATATGACAGACATTTCGCAATCACCGAATACTTCGGTGTCGAGATGATCAACATCCCGCTTCATGACGACGGCCCGGACATGGACATGGTAGAGCAGTACGTCAACAACGATGAGAGCGTAAAGGGTATCTGGTGCGTGCCGCTTTACTCCAACCCGAGCGGACAGTCCTATTCGGATGAAGTAGTAAAACGCTTCGCAAACCTGAAACCGGCGGCAAAAGATTTCCGTATTTACTGGGATAACGCTTACTGCGTACATCACCTGTATCCGGATCATCCGGATCATGTGCTGGATATCCTCTCCGAGTGCGAGAAGGCAGGAAACCCGGATATGGTTTACAAGTTCGGTTCCACGTCCAAGGTGACGTTCCCGGGCGCAGGTATCTCCGCCATTGCCACCTCCAAGGCAAACATCGAGGATATCAAGAAGCAGATGAACAACCAGTTAATCAGCCACGACAAGATGAACCAGCTCCGTCATGTGAAATTCTTCGGAAACGTAGAAGGCTTAAAGGCCCATATGGCAAAGCATGCTGACATTCTCCGTCCGAGATTCGAGGCTGTTGACGAGATTTTAAATAAAGAGCTTAAGGGTCTGGAGATCGGAACCTGGACGAAGCCCAACGGCGGCTACTTCGTATCCTTCAACGCCATGGACGGCTGTGCCAAGGCCATCGTTTCCAAGTGCAAGGAGGCAGGCGTTGTCATGACAGGCGCAGGCGCTACATATCCTTACGGAAAGGATCCGCACGACAGCAATATCCGTATTGCCCCGTCCTTCCCGACGCTTGACGAGTTAAAGCAGGCCGCAGAGATCTTCTGCGTATGCGTGAAGCTTGTAAGTGTTGAGAAGCTTCTCGAGGCATAA
- a CDS encoding GtrA family protein has product MKDTKGKQALLKEGGVYLIFGVLTTAVDYAISNYLFYMAGMGAVFSQTIAWIAAVLFAFVTNKWWVFHSRTLEPAAVWREFVSFVACRIATFLFNLVAVAVMVDWMKIDFFISKLVISVAVVVLNYVFSKILIFAKKNDEK; this is encoded by the coding sequence ATGAAAGATACAAAAGGAAAGCAGGCACTGCTTAAAGAAGGCGGCGTGTATCTGATTTTCGGCGTGCTGACGACTGCCGTGGATTACGCCATATCCAACTATCTTTTTTATATGGCAGGAATGGGAGCCGTTTTTTCCCAGACGATTGCCTGGATCGCGGCTGTGCTGTTCGCCTTCGTGACGAACAAATGGTGGGTGTTTCACAGCAGGACTTTAGAGCCTGCGGCCGTGTGGCGGGAGTTTGTCTCCTTTGTGGCCTGCCGGATTGCCACGTTTCTTTTTAACCTGGTGGCCGTCGCCGTCATGGTGGACTGGATGAAGATTGACTTTTTCATCAGCAAGCTGGTGATCTCCGTGGCCGTCGTGGTTTTAAATTATGTGTTCAGCAAAATTTTGATCTTTGCCAAAAAGAATGACGAAAAATAA